One stretch of Rhodanobacteraceae bacterium DNA includes these proteins:
- a CDS encoding ATP-binding protein produces MSTVNGLPAQLPAWAQRLADLYFAGTSAMYVLHGNTSDLVEIPNGEKPRYGSVNEFLATQMFGRFDLVLGFDLAHGIKAYAGGDVERQRQMVGWVSRRLGDPERMPRDPAQALFMLDRMVLENLTAKEADRIKIAILFDFASFVVPDPERGTASTAANLVTLLKWAANPYVKRSNMAFVLIDERLADFHDRLVGSPHVNAIEIELPDEPARLRFLQSITTDVDVSSFSDFTVEQLAKLTAAVTLADLAVLVESARRSGQRLDEKRFKARKKQLIERQAQDLLEFVEPKYGLERVVGHEAAKKRLLDDAEIIRRGRADVAPMGYLFNGPVGTGKTFLATCLAGSIGMPCVTLKNFRSKYVGETEANLQRVLGVLRGMGPVMVIIDEADAMLGQRESGGDSGVGSRVFGMIANAMGDTDYRGKIVWMLLTARPDLLPIDIKRQGRAEIHIPLFYPQTQDEIRAYFVVIAKKFGAVLAPEDVPDVPFVGDLSGADIEALVGRAWREALLANEDKLTKDRLASTFEGFLPSTQSLEREMQEIAAIIECTDRAFLVPSALAMLKEHGDREGLQLRFKEIMRLLGKA; encoded by the coding sequence ATGTCCACGGTGAACGGATTGCCGGCCCAACTGCCGGCCTGGGCGCAGCGCCTGGCGGATCTCTATTTCGCCGGCACCTCGGCGATGTACGTGCTGCACGGCAATACCAGCGATCTGGTCGAGATTCCGAACGGCGAGAAGCCACGCTATGGCTCGGTCAACGAGTTTCTGGCCACGCAGATGTTCGGGCGCTTCGATCTGGTGCTGGGCTTCGATCTGGCTCACGGCATCAAGGCCTATGCCGGTGGCGATGTCGAACGCCAGCGACAGATGGTGGGCTGGGTGTCGCGCCGCCTGGGTGATCCCGAGCGCATGCCGCGCGACCCGGCGCAGGCCCTGTTCATGCTCGATCGCATGGTGCTCGAAAACCTGACTGCCAAGGAGGCGGACCGCATCAAGATCGCCATCCTGTTCGACTTTGCATCCTTTGTCGTGCCCGATCCGGAGCGCGGCACCGCCAGCACTGCTGCCAATCTGGTGACGCTGCTGAAGTGGGCGGCCAATCCCTATGTCAAACGCAGCAACATGGCCTTTGTGCTGATCGACGAGCGCCTGGCGGATTTTCACGATCGTCTGGTCGGCTCGCCGCACGTCAACGCCATCGAGATCGAGCTGCCCGACGAGCCGGCGCGGCTGCGTTTCCTCCAGTCGATCACCACCGACGTCGATGTTTCCAGCTTCTCCGACTTCACGGTCGAACAACTCGCCAAGCTCACTGCTGCGGTGACCCTCGCCGATCTCGCCGTGCTGGTGGAAAGCGCGCGCCGCAGTGGCCAGCGCCTGGACGAGAAGCGCTTCAAGGCGCGCAAGAAACAGCTGATCGAGCGCCAGGCCCAGGACTTGCTGGAGTTTGTCGAACCCAAGTACGGGTTGGAGCGCGTGGTGGGTCATGAAGCGGCCAAGAAGCGCTTGCTGGATGATGCCGAGATCATCCGTCGCGGCCGCGCCGATGTGGCCCCGATGGGCTATCTGTTCAACGGGCCGGTGGGCACCGGCAAGACCTTCCTGGCCACTTGCCTCGCCGGCTCGATCGGCATGCCTTGCGTCACGCTGAAGAATTTCCGCAGCAAGTATGTGGGCGAAACCGAAGCCAATCTGCAGCGCGTGCTCGGTGTACTGCGCGGCATGGGTCCGGTGATGGTGATTATCGACGAGGCCGACGCCATGCTCGGCCAGCGTGAATCGGGGGGTGATTCCGGCGTCGGCAGCCGGGTCTTCGGCATGATCGCCAATGCCATGGGCGACACCGACTACCGCGGCAAGATCGTGTGGATGCTGCTGACCGCGCGCCCGGACCTGCTACCCATCGACATCAAGCGCCAGGGCCGCGCCGAGATCCACATTCCGCTGTTCTACCCGCAGACCCAGGACGAAATCCGCGCCTATTTCGTGGTCATCGCCAAGAAATTCGGTGCCGTGCTGGCCCCCGAAGATGTGCCCGACGTGCCCTTTGTCGGCGACCTCTCCGGTGCCGACATCGAAGCCCTGGTCGGCCGCGCCTGGCGCGAGGCCCTGTTGGCCAACGAGGACAAGCTCACCAAGGACCGGCTGGCCTCGACCTTCGAAGGCTTCCTGCCTTCGACTCAGTCGCTGGAGCGCGAGATGCAGGAAATCGCGGCGATCATCGAATGCACCGACCGCGCCTTCCTGGTGCCGAGCGCCCTGGCCATGCTCAAGGAGCATGGCGACCGCGAAGGCCTGCAGCTGCGCTTCAAGGAAATCATGCGGTTGCTGGGCAAGGCCTGA
- a CDS encoding N-acetylmuramoyl-L-alanine amidase produces the protein MYRALAFLMLCFGSMASATEVKSVRVRAGNEYTRATIELSDTAEYRVFTLAGPDRLVVDVINGRLRSSVDSSGKGLVRSVRSGQPEADRLRIVFDLTEAVRPKSFMLDKPDSSRRRLVVDMVPASAPKQPAQTASTTVASAAALPVRDVVIAIDAGHGGEDPGAIGAKGTHEKVVTLKMAQLLAKRINAEPGMRAVLIRDSDVFIPLQTRFQKARDHKADLFVSIHADAALNRKAAGSSVYTLSTRGASNEAARYLAERENRSDLVGGVSLNGKDKMLAAVLLDLSQGATLEASAQAAEHVLASLTRMGKAHKRYVERANFVVLRSPDVPSLLVETGFISNPEEERKLNDNRHRERVAEAVMLGVRDYFHAAPPPGTWIAANVKSRAHVVARGETLSEIAVRHGVSVSKIRQANAIDGDLVRVGAVLKIPTSS, from the coding sequence ATGTACCGCGCCTTGGCGTTTCTGATGCTCTGTTTTGGATCGATGGCCTCGGCAACCGAGGTCAAATCGGTGCGCGTACGAGCCGGAAACGAATACACCCGCGCCACCATCGAATTGTCGGATACCGCCGAATATCGCGTGTTCACCCTGGCGGGCCCCGATCGCCTCGTGGTTGACGTCATCAATGGTCGATTACGATCCAGTGTCGACAGCAGCGGCAAGGGCCTGGTGCGCAGCGTGCGCTCGGGCCAGCCAGAGGCTGATCGCCTGCGCATCGTCTTTGATCTCACCGAAGCGGTGCGTCCCAAGAGTTTCATGCTCGACAAGCCCGACAGCAGCCGTCGCCGGCTGGTGGTGGACATGGTTCCGGCCAGTGCCCCCAAGCAGCCTGCGCAGACCGCAAGCACCACGGTGGCCAGCGCCGCTGCGCTGCCCGTCCGCGATGTGGTGATCGCCATTGATGCCGGACACGGCGGCGAAGATCCGGGTGCCATCGGTGCCAAGGGCACGCATGAGAAGGTCGTCACCCTGAAGATGGCGCAGCTGCTGGCCAAGCGCATCAATGCCGAGCCCGGCATGCGCGCCGTGCTGATCCGCGACAGCGACGTCTTCATCCCGCTGCAGACGCGCTTCCAGAAGGCCCGCGACCACAAGGCCGATCTGTTCGTCTCCATCCACGCCGACGCGGCCCTGAATCGCAAGGCGGCTGGATCCTCGGTGTATACGCTCAGCACTCGCGGCGCCTCGAACGAGGCCGCCCGTTATCTGGCCGAGCGCGAGAATCGATCCGATCTGGTCGGCGGTGTGTCGCTGAACGGCAAGGACAAGATGCTGGCCGCAGTGCTGCTGGATCTGTCTCAAGGGGCCACGCTGGAGGCCAGCGCCCAGGCTGCCGAGCATGTGCTGGCTTCGCTGACGCGCATGGGCAAGGCCCACAAGCGCTATGTGGAGCGCGCCAATTTCGTGGTGCTGCGCTCGCCCGATGTGCCCTCGCTGCTGGTCGAGACCGGATTCATCAGTAACCCGGAAGAAGAGCGCAAGCTCAACGACAACCGGCACCGCGAGCGTGTGGCCGAGGCGGTGATGCTGGGCGTGCGCGATTACTTCCATGCCGCACCGCCGCCGGGCACCTGGATTGCCGCCAACGTCAAGTCACGCGCCCATGTGGTGGCCCGCGGCGAGACGCTGAGCGAAATCGCCGTGCGTCATGGCGTGTCGGTATCGAAAATCCGCCAGGCCAATGCCATCGACGGCGATCTGGTCCGGGTGGGCGCAGTGCTGAAGATCCCGACCTCGTCCTGA
- the tsaE gene encoding tRNA (adenosine(37)-N6)-threonylcarbamoyltransferase complex ATPase subunit type 1 TsaE, whose translation MSEDLCLHLVDEAATLELGRQLAGVVGPGLICLSGNLGAGKTCLVRGLLRGLGYDGRVKSPTYTLIEPYITERLRVSHWDLYRLGSGDELEALGLREHDRADELLLVEWPERAEGRLDHADLLISIEHVAEGREVRLSSGSAEGARWLAALRAGRLWRGEAIRRSADFVGP comes from the coding sequence ATGAGCGAGGATCTGTGCCTGCATCTGGTGGACGAAGCGGCCACACTGGAGCTGGGGCGACAGCTGGCCGGTGTGGTCGGCCCCGGACTGATCTGCCTGTCCGGAAACCTCGGCGCCGGCAAGACCTGTCTGGTGCGCGGTCTGTTGCGTGGATTGGGCTACGACGGTCGGGTCAAGAGCCCGACCTACACCCTGATTGAGCCCTATATCACCGAGCGCCTGCGGGTCAGCCACTGGGATCTCTATCGCCTGGGTTCGGGTGACGAGCTCGAGGCCCTGGGCCTGCGCGAACACGATCGCGCAGACGAACTATTGTTGGTCGAATGGCCCGAGCGCGCCGAAGGTCGCCTGGACCATGCCGATCTCTTGATATCGATAGAGCACGTGGCCGAGGGTCGGGAAGTCCGGCTGAGTTCCGGCAGCGCCGAAGGCGCGCGCTGGCTGGCGGCATTGCGGGCGGGCAGGCTTTGGCGGGGCGAAGCAATCCGGCGCAGCGCCGACTTCGTTGGTCCGTAG